In one window of Macadamia integrifolia cultivar HAES 741 chromosome 2, SCU_Mint_v3, whole genome shotgun sequence DNA:
- the LOC122062963 gene encoding Bowman-Birk type proteinase inhibitor 2-like isoform X1: MALKVVVLMITVMVLFSLATMPAPIAATRVDVAKLLSVIDIPTGKKSGDSSWCDSCVCTKSIPPYCYCTDTSYCPLCVCYLTVSAALKPLCETLASKFVGYCPSTVTTSAERTLARVS; this comes from the exons ATGGCTCTGAAGGTGGTGGTGTTGATGATAACAGTAATGGTTCTGTTCTCTCTAGCAACAATGCCTGCTCCAATTGCTGCTACTAGAGTAGATGTTGCTAAGCTTCTCTCAGTCATTGACATACCAACTG GGAAGAAGAGCGGGGACAGTAGCTGGTGCGATAGCTGTGTCTGCACAAAATCAATTCCTCCTTACTGCTACTGTACTGATACTTCTTACTGCCCCCTATGCGTCTGCTACTTGACTGTTTCTGCTGCGCTTAAGCCATTGTGCGAGACTCTAGCTTCCAAATTCGTGGGCTATTGTCCTTCCACTGTCACGACTTCTGCTGAGAGAACCCTAGCCAGGGTCTCCTGA
- the LOC122064145 gene encoding uncharacterized protein LOC122064145 → MRVFFWNIHGVRKATGKRALRMLVKELFPDILCLAEPMVQVSRFSALFFNKLGYSFDFIHNNKQNKVPNLWIIWKCGIAHPIVKAMSEQHISVECDWPGSKVGLPFVHASSFKVVHCQLWLELESQVSSAIPWSVLGDFNTTLLSNEKRGPGTFNLGSAVEFQAMIDACLLLPISSTGKKFTWTNNRRRGHVAVVLDRSFCNEKWIDFFRNVMQRVLLSSVSDHALLLVISDIVSKPNNIPFRFHGFWMENENFLPVVDEAWKMQIKGDPIYVLSEKLKRVKGVVKVWAHDSFPNINMELEQATKVLKSIQDSIEELGMSDDLFNKEADAKTALLIASHRQEALWAEKAKLRWVKNGDCNSKLFHLYVKMRRARNQISALKREDGSWVLDQRGIAEYIASFFKKFHEPTSIIEHHDLLDCIPKILSNEDVASLEATPGREEIKKAVWDMDPDSSPGPDGFPGKFFRKCWEIVETDFGKAVVYFFQMGYLPKGINNCFISLIPKSDGVSSLDKFRPICMGNFFCKILSKIMSSRLMPLLPRLVSDEQGAFQKGKIISFNISLASELANLMHSAVRAGGMGLKLDVQKAYDSLSWISWIQLLLSSSRLSVLVNGGPVGFFPVGKGLRQGDPISPFLFILAEEVFCRGLKLLVRDGKLKSLPGPRGVSIPSHLFFADDIFIFMNASAKYVKNLQDFLEKYQAFAGQNFNLDKSSLFFGKVAPHRKQYIFSLLGIKSERLPTKYLGVEIFKGRVRGSHLLPLLDKIKSKLTGWKGKLLSMAGRVELVRSVISSIPVHNSTVYWWPDHSIKLVEQWMRNFIWSGWVKSNSYGCLLGNPGKAGGGGLLRNEKAEVLYNYREFFQIGTNFEVKFQAIIGGIEAANRLGVQKLRERGNVNDAWRIFNEIIINSRFVLATSIVNFILSGYWKVGRLAEAENLFQSIQKGSFTGLPDVSTYTIMVDGYCKQVNIIKALYVFEEMLKH, encoded by the exons ATGAGGGTCtttttttggaatattcatGGAGTGAGGAAGGCTACTGGTAAAAGGGCCTTACGAATGTTGGTGAAGGAGCTTTTCCCAGATATTTTATGCTTGGCTGAACCTATGGTTCAAGTGAGTAGATTTTCCGCTCTGTTTTTCAATAAGTTGGgttattcttttgattttattcacAATAATAAGCAGAATAAGGTTCCAAATTTGTGGATTATTTGGAAGTGTGGGATAGCTCATCCAATTGTTAAAGCAATGTCGGAACAACATATTTCAGTGGAGTGTGACTGGCCTGGTAGCAAGGTCGGCCTACCTTTTGTTCATGCGAGTTCTTTCAAAGTAGTTCATTGCCAGTTATGGTTGGAGTTGGAATCGCAGGTTTCATCTGCTATCCCATGGTCTGTTCTTGGAGATTTTAATACAACCTTGCTTTCCAATGAAAAACGGGGGCCAGGAACCTTTAATCTTGGCTCTGCTGTGGAATTCCAGGCGATGATAGATGCTTGTTTGTTATTACCAATTTCATCTACTGGAAAAAAATTTACCTGGACAAACAATAGGAGAAGAGGACATGTGGCAGTAGTGTTGGATCGCAGCTTTTGTAATGAAAAATGGATAGATTTTTTCAGAAATGTTATGCAGCGTGTCTTGTTgagttcggtatcagatcatgCTCTGTTGCTTGTAATTTCTGATATTGTCTCAAAGCCGAATAACATTCCATTCAGATTCCATGgattttggatggaaaatgaaaattttctcccAGTGGTTGATGAGGCGTGGAAGATGCAGATAAAAGGTGACCCTATATATGTTTTATCGGAAAAGCTGAAGAGAGTAAAGGGGGTGGTAAAGGTATGGGCTCATGATTCCTTTCCAAATATAAATATGGAGTTAGAGCAGGCAACGAAGGTTTTAAAATCGATCCAAGACTCAATTGAAGAATTAGGTATGTCTGATGATCTTTTCAATAAAGAGGCTGATGCTAAAACGGCCTTGTTGATTGCTAGTCATAGACAGGAGGCTCTTTGGGCTGAGAAGGCGAAACTGAGATGGGTGAAAAATGGGGACTGCAACTCCAAGCTTTTTCATCTCTATGTGAAGATGAGGAGGGCGAGAAATCAAATTTCTGCTTTAAAGAGGGAGGATGGGTCTTGGGTCTTGGATCAAAGGGGAATTGCTGAGTATATTGCCTCTTTCTTCAAGAAGTTTCATGAACCAACCAGTATTATAGAGCATCATGATCTTCTGGATTGTATTCCCAAAATTCTGTCCAATGAAGATGTTGCTAGTCTAGAAGCGACTCCTGgcagagaagaaatcaaaaaagCAGTGTGGGATATGGATCCTGATAGTTCTCCTGGTCCTGATGGATTTCCAGGAAAATTCTTTAGGAAATGTTGGGAGATAGTGGAGACGGACTTTGGTAAGgcagttgtttatttttttcaaatgggATACTTGCCCAAGGGAATAAATAACtgttttatttccttaattccaaaatctgatggtgttTCCTCTTTGGATAAATTTAGGCCAATATGCATGGGTAATTTTTTCTGTAAGATTCTATCTAAAATTATGTCCTCCAGGCTTATGCCTCTTTTGCCGCGATTGGTCTCAGATGAACAGGGTGCATTCCAGAAGGGTAAGAttatttctttcaatattaGTCTGGCCTCGGAGCTAGCAAATCTTATGCATTCCGCTGTGAGGGCTGGAGGCATGGGATTGAAATTGGACGTGCAGAAGGCATATGACTCCTTATCatggatctcttggatccaGCTTCTTTTAAGCTCTTCCAGGTTATCTGTTTTAGTGAATGGAGGGCCAGTGGGTTTTTTCCCAGTGGGCAAAGGTCTAAGACAAGGAGATCCTATTTCtccattcttatttattttggcaGAGGAGGTGTTCTGCAGAGGTTTGAAGTTGCTAGTAAGGGATGGGAAGCTGAAGTCTCTCCCGGGACCTCGAGGTGTGTCCATTCcctctcatttattttttgcagatgatatatttatttttatgaatgcttctGCAAAATATGTGAAGAATCTCCAAGATTTCCTAGAAAAATATCAAGCTTTTGCAGGGCAGAATTTCAATCTGGATAAAAGTAGCCTGTTTTTTGGGAAGGTGGCACCCCACAGGaaacaatatattttttctctGTTAGGTATAAAATCAGAGAGGCTTCCAACGAAGTATCTAGGcgtggaaattttcaagggaagagtgagagGATCTCATCTGTTACCTTTGCTAGATAAGATAAAAAGTAAGCTAACTGGATGGAAGGGTAAGCTGCTCTCAATGGCGGGAAGAGTGGAGTTGGTGCGATCTGTGATCTCTAGTATTCCTGTACATAACTCTACAGTATATTGGTGGCCGGACCATTCTATTAAATTGGTGGAACAGTGGATGCGTAATTTTATCTGGTCAG GATGGGTCAAATCAAATTCTTACGGCTGCTTGTTGGGCAATCCGGGAAAAGCAGGTGGGGGAGGTCTTCTGCGCAATGAGAAGGCTGAAGTGTTATATAATTACAGAGAGTTCTTTCAAATTGGCACAAATTTTGAGGTGAAATTCCAGGCTATTATCGGAGGAATTGAAGCTGCAAACCGATTAGGGGTGCAAA AGCTCCGTGAAAGGGGTAATGTTAATGATGCTTGGAGGATATTCAATGAGATTATCATCAACAGTCGGTTTGTTCTAGCAACAAGCATTGTTAATTTTATTCTTAGTGGTTACTGGAAAGTGGGAAGACTAGCTGAAGCCGAGAATCTATTTCAGAGCATTCAGAAGGGGAGTTTCACAGGGTTACCTGATGTCTCAACATACACCATCATGGTTGATGGATACTGCAAACAGGTTAATATTATAAAGGCACTCTATGTATTTGAAGAAATGTTGAAACATTGA